A stretch of Nonomuraea africana DNA encodes these proteins:
- a CDS encoding NAD(P)/FAD-dependent oxidoreductase has protein sequence MVVGAGFAGLAATRELARAGARVSLVDANPYTTFQPLLYQVATAGLGPGDVAFPTRTFAARYRRVRTRRAALSKVRADERRVELDDGTSLHYDYLVLASGVTTNWLGIDGAEENALPIYSVHDAVALRKRLQRRLEEAAVGKRDSVHVVVVGGGPTGVEMAGTLAELRRRTIPLTHPELSAKQSSVTLVERFDYVLAPYKPGLRDEAARALRKRGVHLRLGSTVAEVRPDAVILADGTRLPSDVTVWALGVTAPEAVANWGLPQGGGGRIAVTRALNVEGHPEVFVAGDLAGPPDAPPQLAQPAIQMGAHVGRQIIAAARGREVVPFEYRDPGIMATVGRAEAVLQLPNGWTVHGLPAWLAWIGLHVAYLLGGRNRINVLTGFLWRYLGPRRGAASVIE, from the coding sequence GTGGTTGTCGGGGCCGGCTTCGCCGGTCTCGCCGCGACCAGGGAGCTGGCCCGCGCCGGGGCCCGCGTCTCCCTGGTCGACGCCAACCCCTACACCACCTTCCAACCCCTGCTCTACCAGGTGGCGACGGCCGGACTCGGCCCGGGCGACGTGGCCTTCCCCACCAGGACCTTCGCCGCCCGATACCGGAGGGTGCGCACCCGGCGGGCCGCGCTGAGCAAGGTGCGGGCCGACGAGCGGCGGGTGGAGCTGGACGACGGCACCAGCCTCCACTACGACTACCTCGTGCTGGCCAGCGGCGTCACCACCAACTGGCTCGGCATCGACGGCGCGGAGGAGAACGCGCTGCCGATCTACTCGGTCCACGACGCGGTTGCGCTGCGCAAGCGGCTGCAACGCCGCCTGGAGGAGGCCGCCGTCGGGAAACGCGACAGCGTCCACGTCGTGGTGGTCGGCGGAGGGCCCACGGGCGTGGAGATGGCGGGCACGCTGGCCGAGCTCCGCCGCCGGACGATCCCGCTGACCCATCCCGAGCTCTCGGCCAAGCAGTCGAGCGTCACCCTGGTCGAGCGGTTCGACTACGTGCTCGCGCCGTACAAGCCGGGCCTGCGGGACGAGGCCGCGCGCGCTCTGCGCAAGCGGGGGGTGCATCTGCGGCTCGGCTCGACGGTGGCCGAGGTCCGGCCCGACGCGGTCATCCTGGCGGACGGCACCCGACTGCCCAGCGACGTGACGGTCTGGGCGCTGGGCGTCACCGCCCCCGAGGCGGTCGCGAACTGGGGCCTGCCGCAGGGCGGAGGAGGGAGGATCGCGGTCACGCGGGCGCTCAACGTGGAGGGGCACCCCGAGGTCTTCGTCGCCGGTGACCTCGCGGGGCCGCCGGACGCGCCTCCGCAGCTCGCGCAGCCCGCCATCCAGATGGGCGCACACGTGGGCCGGCAGATCATCGCGGCGGCCCGAGGCCGCGAGGTCGTCCCCTTCGAGTACCGCGATCCAGGCATCATGGCGACGGTCGGGCGGGCCGAGGCCGTGCTGCAGCTACCGAACGGCTGGACCGTCCACGGCCTGCCGGCGTGGCTGGCCTGGATCGGCCTGCACGTGGCCTACCTGCTGGGCGGACGGAACCGGATCAACGTGCTGACCGGCTTCCTGTGGCGATACCTCGGGCCACGCCGTGGCGCCGCCTCTGTCATCGAGTGA
- a CDS encoding CGNR zinc finger domain-containing protein: MIDVELVGNALCLDFANTVNSRPVAGRDWLATPAEATTWAAAAGRPIEDPQGLAAALPAARDLREAVFRAFQPLAHGGDPAQADLDAIAVRYAEGVAHSHLEADGGGYRLAWRAPRTARVLLWEVATSAVELLTHGRLDRLGECPSCCWLFLDTSRNSRRRWCSMASCGSRDKSRRYYATRSSPPDAAIPASPAPSVSESESRVVGHP; the protein is encoded by the coding sequence ATGATCGATGTCGAACTGGTCGGCAACGCGCTCTGCCTTGACTTCGCCAACACCGTCAACAGCCGGCCGGTGGCGGGACGCGACTGGCTGGCCACCCCTGCGGAGGCGACGACCTGGGCAGCCGCCGCGGGCCGGCCGATCGAGGACCCGCAGGGCCTCGCCGCCGCCCTGCCCGCCGCCCGCGACCTGCGCGAGGCGGTGTTCCGGGCCTTCCAGCCGCTGGCGCACGGCGGCGATCCGGCGCAGGCGGATCTCGACGCCATCGCCGTCCGGTATGCCGAGGGGGTCGCCCACAGCCACCTCGAGGCGGACGGCGGCGGGTACCGGCTGGCGTGGCGGGCCCCACGGACGGCGCGGGTCCTGCTCTGGGAGGTCGCGACGTCGGCGGTCGAACTCCTCACCCATGGACGGCTGGACCGGCTCGGCGAGTGCCCGTCGTGCTGCTGGCTGTTCCTCGACACCAGCAGGAACAGCCGACGCCGGTGGTGCAGCATGGCCTCGTGCGGCAGCCGCGACAAGTCGCGACGCTACTACGCCACCCGCTCGTCACCTCCTGATGCGGCGATCCCCGCCTCGCCGGCGCCCTCTGTCAGCGAGTCGGAGAGCCGGGTAGTGGGCCATCCCTAG
- a CDS encoding phytase — protein sequence MRPLQRLSVAALTLALAGALAAPASGQGVEPVDPELETPALFDDAAGGFANGDDPAIWAHPADSGSSVVIATAKEGGLFSYDLDGRQLQHVPAPAAPGPDDEPGRFNNVDVTYGFGGRDLAVVSDRGGDRLRIYAVSNGQLTDVTDPAAPFVFNTTQEQVNAAETVYGLATWKDVTGTYALVSRRHKTSVGLVRLLAKPGGKVGYQLVRTLDLPASFTLPNGQTWTPCLEPDELPQVEGMVVDQRADVLYAAQEDVGIWRMRADLTGAPVLMDKVREYGVPGTYDPETEDCVLGADPGYGGRRLAADAEGLTIYHRADGKGYLLASSQGDSTFAVYRREGSNAYLGRFRVGADDGVDGVDHSDGSAVLNIPLGDFDEGLFVAHDGADTPGDGDREVTNFTFVGWGDIADELDLDVDTDGWDPRGQG from the coding sequence ATGCGTCCCTTGCAAAGGCTTTCCGTCGCCGCCCTGACCCTCGCGCTGGCAGGAGCGCTGGCGGCGCCCGCGTCGGGCCAGGGCGTCGAGCCCGTGGACCCCGAGCTGGAGACCCCAGCGCTGTTCGACGACGCGGCCGGCGGCTTCGCCAACGGCGACGACCCGGCGATCTGGGCCCACCCCGCCGACTCCGGCAGCAGTGTGGTGATCGCCACGGCCAAGGAGGGCGGGCTCTTCAGCTACGACCTCGACGGCCGGCAGCTCCAGCACGTCCCGGCGCCCGCGGCGCCGGGTCCCGACGACGAGCCAGGGCGGTTCAACAACGTCGACGTCACCTACGGCTTCGGCGGGCGGGACCTCGCGGTCGTCTCCGACCGCGGCGGCGACCGGCTCCGGATCTACGCCGTCTCCAACGGGCAGCTGACCGACGTGACCGACCCGGCCGCCCCCTTCGTGTTCAACACCACGCAGGAGCAGGTCAACGCCGCCGAGACGGTGTACGGCCTGGCCACCTGGAAGGACGTCACCGGCACCTACGCGCTGGTCAGCCGGCGGCACAAGACCTCCGTCGGCCTGGTCAGGCTGCTCGCGAAGCCGGGCGGCAAGGTCGGCTACCAGCTCGTCAGGACGCTGGACCTCCCCGCGTCGTTCACCCTGCCGAACGGCCAGACCTGGACGCCCTGCCTCGAGCCGGACGAACTGCCCCAGGTCGAAGGCATGGTCGTGGACCAGCGCGCCGACGTCCTCTACGCGGCTCAGGAGGACGTCGGCATCTGGCGGATGCGCGCCGACCTCACCGGCGCCCCGGTGCTCATGGACAAGGTCCGCGAGTACGGCGTGCCCGGCACGTACGACCCCGAGACGGAGGACTGCGTCCTCGGCGCGGACCCCGGCTACGGCGGCCGGCGCCTGGCGGCCGACGCCGAGGGACTGACGATCTACCACCGCGCGGACGGCAAGGGCTACCTGCTGGCCTCCAGCCAGGGCGACAGCACCTTCGCCGTCTACCGCAGGGAGGGCTCCAACGCCTACCTCGGCCGGTTCCGCGTCGGAGCGGACGACGGCGTCGACGGCGTCGATCACAGCGACGGGTCGGCCGTGCTCAACATCCCGCTGGGCGACTTCGACGAGGGGCTGTTCGTCGCGCACGACGGGGCCGACACCCCCGGGGACGGCGACAGGGAGGTCACGAACTTCACGTTCGTCGGCTGGGGAGACATCGCCGACGAACTCGACCTGGACGTGGACACCGATGGCTGGGATCCGCGCGGCCAGGGATAG